A part of Silvimonas soli genomic DNA contains:
- a CDS encoding MFS transporter, translating into MKRLAAYCAPNDKRWVMALLGLTTAVEFFENSLFVFSSSHIQGGIDASPQEFVLAVAAYACASMLVIMKQAWLAHQLGYRNFLGGALALFALGALLSGLSHTPDQLILCRAIQGLGGGALFTSSRILINLMFAPKERAKAVRYFMIAIFSVSALAPALAGMWIENYSWRWVFWSVVPLASLASIGCWLWLPVVVPKQQHGGEFTPLPLVMFGVGVICLQLALSEARFDFFGHPLHLVVTTLVGLGLLGWFSWHQYRHPSPVFVLRGLNNQVYLTGLGLYFLHYFLANFSNYLFPIYAERAQGVPLETTGWLNTFSSTISFVVILGYLRWSAKLKQKKPLMLTGVIALALCCAFFSFMPPGMPLSAFFLPLVAKGMFGVLLVIPVAGLTFRELKAEQFAHGYRNKNLLRQWAGSLAQAVAAIMMQNRQAALHDYYSGFANSFNPAFNEMMASLQGVFVRQGMSPESANLAALAQIAGVVDRQVLLLACNDLYRVLAALAVVAAMVIVAQRKLQ; encoded by the coding sequence GTGAAACGTCTTGCCGCGTACTGCGCGCCCAATGACAAACGCTGGGTCATGGCGTTACTTGGGTTAACTACCGCAGTCGAGTTTTTTGAAAACAGTCTGTTTGTTTTTTCCAGCAGTCATATCCAGGGCGGGATAGACGCGAGCCCGCAAGAGTTTGTGCTGGCAGTGGCCGCTTATGCCTGCGCCAGCATGCTTGTGATCATGAAACAAGCATGGCTGGCGCATCAGTTGGGGTATCGCAATTTTCTGGGCGGGGCGCTGGCATTGTTTGCGCTGGGGGCGTTGCTCAGCGGACTCAGCCATACCCCGGATCAATTGATCCTCTGCCGCGCTATTCAAGGGCTGGGCGGCGGCGCGCTTTTTACCAGTAGCCGCATCCTGATCAATTTGATGTTTGCGCCCAAAGAGCGTGCCAAGGCGGTGCGCTATTTCATGATTGCCATCTTCTCGGTGTCGGCGCTGGCGCCGGCGTTGGCGGGGATGTGGATCGAGAACTACAGCTGGCGCTGGGTCTTCTGGAGCGTAGTTCCGCTGGCCAGCCTGGCGTCGATTGGTTGCTGGCTGTGGCTGCCGGTGGTGGTGCCCAAGCAACAGCATGGTGGCGAGTTCACACCCTTGCCGCTGGTGATGTTCGGAGTGGGAGTCATCTGCCTGCAACTGGCTTTGTCCGAAGCCCGCTTCGACTTCTTCGGGCATCCGCTGCATCTGGTGGTTACTACGCTGGTGGGACTAGGTTTGCTGGGCTGGTTTTCCTGGCACCAGTATCGCCATCCTTCGCCGGTGTTTGTGCTGCGCGGCCTGAACAACCAGGTGTATCTGACCGGCCTTGGCTTGTATTTTCTGCATTACTTTCTGGCCAACTTCAGCAATTACCTGTTCCCCATTTACGCCGAACGCGCCCAAGGTGTACCGCTGGAAACCACCGGCTGGCTCAATACCTTTTCATCGACCATCAGCTTTGTGGTGATCTTGGGATATTTGCGTTGGTCCGCCAAACTCAAACAGAAAAAACCGCTGATGCTGACCGGGGTGATTGCGCTGGCGCTGTGCTGCGCGTTCTTCTCGTTTATGCCACCTGGTATGCCGCTATCGGCGTTCTTCTTGCCCTTGGTGGCCAAGGGCATGTTTGGCGTATTGCTGGTGATCCCAGTGGCCGGGCTGACTTTCCGCGAATTGAAGGCCGAACAATTTGCCCACGGTTATCGCAACAAGAATCTGCTGCGGCAATGGGCTGGTTCACTGGCGCAGGCCGTTGCGGCCATCATGATGCAAAACCGCCAGGCAGCGCTGCATGACTACTACTCTGGCTTTGCCAACAGTTTTAATCCCGCATTCAACGAGATGATGGCGTCCTTGCAGGGCGTTTTTGTTCGCCAGGGCATGTCACCCGAAAGCGCCAACCTGGCTGCATTGGCGCAGATTGCGGGGGTGGTTGATCGGCAGGTTTTGTTGCTGGCGTGTAATGATCTTTACCGGGTGCTGGCAGCGCTGGCTGTGGTGGCTGCGATGGTGATTGTGGCGCAGCGGAAGTTGCAGTGA
- a CDS encoding LysE family translocator → MFGIHSLTLFVISGLLLNITPGPDSLYIATRSATQGFRAGSAAALGIGAGTMVHILAAAFGLSAILATSAAAFTIVKLIGATYLLYVGIGMLRSRRKAQTNGDATHVIPPIPAAPLWTIFRQGFWTNILNPKVALFFLAFVPQFISPDAPNKPLAFIVLGLIFNFNGMLWCHFLALTATRAAKRLRRAGGFATWMNRTIGGLFVYLGVKLALAQQR, encoded by the coding sequence ATGTTCGGCATCCACAGCCTTACCCTGTTTGTGATCTCCGGCCTGTTACTCAATATCACCCCCGGCCCTGACTCCCTCTACATTGCCACCCGCAGCGCCACGCAAGGCTTTCGCGCCGGATCAGCCGCAGCTTTGGGTATCGGCGCTGGCACCATGGTGCATATCCTGGCTGCAGCATTTGGCTTGTCGGCCATTCTGGCGACGTCGGCCGCGGCATTCACCATCGTTAAATTGATCGGCGCGACGTACTTGCTGTATGTGGGCATTGGCATGCTGCGCAGCCGTCGCAAGGCGCAAACGAATGGGGATGCCACACATGTGATCCCGCCTATTCCCGCCGCACCGCTGTGGACCATCTTTCGGCAAGGCTTCTGGACTAACATACTCAACCCCAAAGTGGCGCTGTTCTTTCTGGCGTTCGTGCCGCAATTCATCTCGCCCGATGCACCGAATAAACCACTCGCGTTTATCGTGCTGGGGTTGATATTCAATTTTAACGGCATGTTGTGGTGCCACTTCCTGGCCCTCACCGCGACACGCGCTGCCAAGCGTTTGCGCCGTGCGGGCGGCTTTGCAACGTGGATGAATCGCACCATTGGCGGGTTATTTGTTTATCTGGGGGTGAAGCTGGCTTTGGCGCAGCAACGATGA
- a CDS encoding RBBP9/YdeN family alpha/beta hydrolase has protein sequence MTTPVLILPGISNSGPQHWQTLWERRFPNFKRVQQSEWEAPECADWIANLDQAIAACAEPPVLVGHSAACTLIGKWAEQHQRPVKGALLVAPSDTEAASYPVEPTGFQPMSTAKLPFPSIVVASSNDEYVTIERARQFASNWGSDLVEIGAYGHINGNSGLGEWAQGLALLKHLTD, from the coding sequence ATGACCACACCAGTTCTGATCCTGCCTGGCATTTCCAACTCTGGCCCGCAACACTGGCAAACGCTGTGGGAGCGACGTTTTCCCAACTTCAAGCGAGTACAACAAAGTGAATGGGAAGCGCCCGAATGCGCAGACTGGATTGCCAATCTGGACCAGGCTATTGCTGCGTGCGCCGAGCCACCGGTCCTGGTTGGGCACAGCGCCGCGTGCACGCTGATCGGCAAATGGGCTGAACAACATCAGCGCCCGGTCAAAGGGGCGTTACTGGTTGCGCCCAGCGATACTGAAGCTGCGAGCTATCCGGTTGAACCCACCGGTTTTCAGCCTATGAGCACCGCGAAACTCCCCTTCCCCTCAATCGTGGTCGCCAGTAGTAACGACGAATACGTCACCATTGAACGCGCCCGCCAATTTGCCAGCAACTGGGGCAGCGATCTGGTGGAGATTGGCGCATACGGCCATATCAACGGCAACAGTGGTTTGGGTGAATGGGCGCAGGGTCTGGCCTTGTTGAAGCATCTGACCGACTGA
- a CDS encoding NAD+ synthase has product MRIALAQINSVVGDLAGNLDLILAAATEARKQGADILLTPELALTGYPPEDLLLRPAFLAECRKAIGRLIDEVDGITLVIGHPFASGDERFNCATVIRDGHLLGRYEKMLLPNDEVFDEVRYFTPGAQALVFEQNGVNVGVAICEDVWDIDPASAAREEGADLLLVLNASPFHLNKQATRHAVLAQRVEETGMPVVYVNLVGGQDELVFDGHSFALNREGKLVAQLPPFESALQVVEFKNGDLQPASITTELSVEASVWQALVTGVRDYIGKNRFPGILLGLSGGIDSAVVLAIACDALGADKVHAVMMPSRYTADISVNDSREMIQRLGCKYSEIEIWPMYEAFMAGLADEFTGLKEDTTEENLQSRIRGTLLMALSNKGGKLVLTTGNKSEMTTGYATLYGDMAGGFAVLKDVAKTLVYRLATWRNTVSEVIPERIITRPPSAELRPDQKDEDSLPPYEVLDAILQMYVEENLSKADIVARGYATADVERVVHLLKINEYKRRQAPVGPRVTNRAFGKDWRMPITHRFTL; this is encoded by the coding sequence ATGCGCATCGCTCTTGCCCAAATCAATTCCGTCGTCGGCGATCTGGCTGGCAATCTCGATCTGATCCTCGCCGCTGCGACTGAAGCGCGTAAACAAGGCGCGGATATTCTGCTCACGCCAGAACTCGCGCTTACCGGTTATCCACCAGAAGACTTGTTGTTGCGCCCAGCGTTTCTGGCGGAATGCCGCAAAGCCATTGGCCGCTTGATTGATGAAGTCGATGGCATCACGCTGGTCATCGGCCACCCTTTCGCCAGCGGCGATGAGCGCTTTAACTGCGCCACCGTCATCCGCGACGGCCATTTGCTGGGCCGCTACGAAAAGATGCTGCTGCCCAACGATGAAGTGTTCGACGAAGTTCGCTACTTCACGCCCGGCGCACAAGCTTTGGTGTTCGAGCAAAATGGCGTCAACGTTGGCGTGGCCATTTGCGAAGACGTGTGGGATATCGACCCGGCCAGCGCCGCCCGCGAAGAAGGCGCCGACCTGTTGCTGGTGCTCAATGCGTCGCCATTTCACCTGAATAAGCAAGCCACTCGCCACGCAGTACTAGCCCAGCGTGTAGAAGAAACCGGCATGCCGGTGGTTTACGTGAATCTGGTAGGCGGCCAGGATGAACTGGTGTTTGATGGCCATTCGTTCGCGCTGAATCGTGAAGGCAAGCTGGTGGCCCAACTGCCACCGTTTGAATCAGCCCTGCAAGTCGTCGAATTCAAAAATGGCGATCTGCAACCGGCCAGCATCACGACAGAACTGAGTGTCGAGGCCAGCGTCTGGCAGGCATTGGTCACCGGCGTGCGGGACTATATTGGCAAGAATCGCTTCCCTGGCATTTTGCTGGGTTTGTCGGGCGGGATCGACTCCGCCGTGGTGCTGGCGATTGCTTGTGACGCGCTCGGCGCGGATAAAGTCCACGCGGTAATGATGCCGTCGCGCTACACCGCCGATATCTCCGTAAATGACTCGCGCGAAATGATCCAGCGTCTGGGCTGCAAGTATTCCGAGATTGAAATCTGGCCGATGTACGAAGCATTTATGGCTGGGTTGGCTGACGAATTTACCGGCCTGAAAGAAGACACCACCGAAGAAAACCTGCAAAGCCGGATTCGTGGCACTTTGCTGATGGCGCTGTCGAACAAGGGCGGCAAGCTGGTGCTCACCACGGGCAATAAATCCGAGATGACCACCGGTTATGCCACCTTGTACGGCGATATGGCGGGTGGCTTTGCGGTACTGAAAGACGTGGCCAAAACGCTGGTTTATCGCTTGGCCACATGGCGCAATACGGTGAGTGAGGTCATCCCGGAACGCATCATCACGCGCCCGCCTTCAGCCGAGCTGCGCCCGGACCAGAAAGACGAAGACAGCCTGCCGCCGTATGAAGTGCTCGATGCCATTCTGCAAATGTATGTCGAAGAAAATCTGAGCAAAGCCGATATCGTGGCGCGCGGCTATGCCACGGCCGATGTCGAACGCGTGGTACATCTGTTGAAAATCAACGAATACAAACGCCGCCAGGCACCGGTTGGTCCACGTGTGACAAATCGCGCCTTCGGCAAAGACTGGCGCATGCCGATCACGCATCGCTTTACGCTGTAA
- a CDS encoding LemA family protein, with amino-acid sequence MPLIIFFALIAVVLVYFVMLYNNLVALKHNISRAWSNIDVLLKQRHDELPKLVETCKHYMQFESETLEKIMLARNGVAQAREKHDIPALGIAEQQLRTGLGSLYATVEAYPELRANMQFQNLAGRITQLENDIADRREYYNDSVNINNVRIEQFPDVIVANAFHFQPAQLLEFDSHEKQDVSVGALFQR; translated from the coding sequence ATGCCGCTCATTATCTTCTTCGCACTGATCGCAGTTGTACTGGTGTACTTTGTGATGCTTTACAACAACCTCGTCGCACTCAAACACAACATTAGCCGGGCCTGGTCCAACATCGACGTGCTGTTGAAGCAACGGCATGACGAACTGCCCAAGCTGGTGGAAACCTGCAAGCACTACATGCAATTTGAAAGCGAAACGCTGGAAAAAATCATGCTGGCGCGCAACGGTGTAGCGCAAGCCCGTGAGAAACACGATATCCCCGCGCTGGGCATTGCTGAGCAACAATTGCGCACCGGTCTTGGTTCTTTGTACGCCACCGTTGAGGCCTATCCGGAATTGCGCGCCAATATGCAGTTTCAGAATCTGGCCGGGCGTATTACCCAACTTGAAAACGATATTGCTGACCGGCGCGAGTATTACAACGACTCGGTCAACATCAACAACGTGCGCATTGAACAATTCCCCGATGTCATCGTCGCCAATGCGTTCCACTTTCAGCCAGCCCAATTGCTGGAATTTGATTCCCACGAAAAGCAGGATGTCTCGGTTGGCGCGTTGTTTCAGCGCTGA
- the hisC gene encoding histidinol-phosphate transaminase produces MSRFWSPIVQTLTPYVPGEQPKITNLIKLNTNENPFGPSPRVLEAIKAETADTLRLYPDPNADRLKQTIAAYHGIAANEVFVGNGSDEVLAHVFMALLNHEKPLLFADITYSFYPTYCSLYGVKHRVVPLDENMRIRLADYDQECGAIIIANPNAPTGILLSTAEIELLLQAHPDVVVVVDEAYVDFGGETVIPLIKRYPNLLVIHTLSKSRSLAGLRVGFAVGHPELIEALDRVKNSFNSYPLDRLAIAGSVAAIEDESYFRRTCQGVIDTREKLVAGLNLLGFDVLPSAANFIFARHPQHDAATLAANLRAKAILVRHFKQERINQYLRISIGTDAECEALVDALQQIIAQ; encoded by the coding sequence ATGAGCCGCTTCTGGAGTCCCATCGTCCAAACGCTCACCCCGTATGTGCCGGGTGAGCAACCCAAGATCACCAACCTGATCAAGCTCAACACCAACGAAAACCCGTTCGGACCGTCGCCCCGTGTGCTGGAAGCCATCAAGGCCGAAACCGCCGATACGTTGCGCCTGTATCCGGACCCGAATGCTGATCGCCTCAAGCAGACCATTGCGGCGTATCACGGCATTGCGGCCAATGAGGTGTTCGTCGGCAATGGCTCGGACGAGGTGCTGGCTCATGTGTTCATGGCACTGCTCAATCATGAGAAACCACTGCTGTTCGCGGATATCACCTATTCGTTTTATCCGACCTATTGCAGCCTGTATGGCGTGAAGCACCGCGTCGTGCCGCTGGATGAAAACATGCGCATTCGCCTGGCCGATTACGACCAGGAATGCGGTGCAATCATCATTGCCAATCCCAATGCGCCCACCGGCATTTTGTTGAGTACCGCCGAAATCGAATTGCTGTTGCAAGCGCATCCAGATGTCGTGGTGGTGGTGGATGAGGCCTATGTGGACTTCGGCGGCGAAACGGTGATCCCGCTGATCAAGCGCTATCCAAACTTGCTGGTGATTCACACCTTGTCCAAGTCGCGCTCGCTGGCTGGGCTGCGCGTGGGTTTTGCGGTGGGTCATCCAGAGCTGATCGAGGCGCTGGACCGGGTCAAGAACAGCTTTAACAGCTATCCGCTGGACCGACTGGCGATTGCCGGTTCGGTTGCGGCAATTGAGGACGAGAGCTACTTCCGCCGCACTTGTCAGGGCGTAATTGATACGCGGGAAAAGCTGGTCGCCGGATTGAATCTGCTTGGTTTTGACGTACTGCCTTCAGCCGCCAATTTCATCTTTGCCCGGCATCCGCAACACGATGCAGCAACGCTGGCCGCCAACCTGCGGGCCAAGGCAATTCTGGTGCGTCACTTCAAGCAAGAGCGGATTAACCAGTATTTGCGGATCAGCATTGGTACCGATGCCGAATGCGAAGCGCTGGTAGACGCCTTGCAGCAGATCATCGCCCAATAA